A single region of the Undibacterium piscinae genome encodes:
- a CDS encoding tyrosine-type recombinase/integrase, giving the protein MLDAYELTSINEGALFRAVSRHDTIVSTKALTPQSVALIVKAAVRRVDGDEAASKVAGHSLRAGYCTEAATVGLQPYQIREQTGHKSDATLARYIRPVAKRKIPSLL; this is encoded by the coding sequence CTGTTGGACGCTTACGAATTAACGAGTATCAACGAGGGCGCATTGTTTAGAGCCGTCAGTCGGCATGACACAATAGTGAGCACAAAAGCGTTGACTCCTCAATCCGTTGCGTTGATTGTAAAAGCGGCTGTTCGTAGAGTAGATGGCGACGAAGCAGCCAGCAAAGTGGCTGGGCATAGTTTACGCGCTGGTTACTGCACTGAAGCGGCGACCGTCGGATTACAGCCATATCAAATTAGAGAGCAGACTGGCCATAAGTCGGACGCTACCCTTGCTCGTTACATTCGGCCAGTTGCGAAGAGAAAAATTCCTAGTTTATTGTGA
- a CDS encoding IS66 family transposase: MDIATKLAQFNADPALTQWVMAQLNGAGLAQAEKAALQDQLRRKEHDLHVKECKIQALTLELAYHKRLKFSAKAEAFTVQQRDLFLECEQSDLAAMQAELAQLSSATTPRKPSPTGRRPLPAELPRIEHRHEPESCTCAQCGKDLIKIGEDISEQLDVEPARFFVHRHIRPQYACRACETVTAAAIPPAVIDRSLAAPGLLAWVVIQKYLDHLPLYRIEQISSRHGVGIARSTLAEWVGRIGVALQPLSDRLAEILKQGRVLHADETPVPLLDPGNGKTKRAYLWAYRSNALEDQPAIIVFDFQTGRSGSHARAFLRHWQGHLMVDDYAGYKALFALGITELACLAHARRKFFDLHAANGHPIANEALTRIAKLYHIEAEGKGDSIEQRQQRRATQALPELKAMHAWLIHTRQQSADGSSLAKAIDYSLKRWSAIERYANSGHLPIDNNPIENAIRPIAIGKKNWLFAGSERAGRQAAAIQSLLATAKANGIEPLAWLKGTLEKLPTHPNSRIDELLPLPC; the protein is encoded by the coding sequence ATGGATATCGCCACCAAACTCGCCCAATTCAACGCTGACCCCGCACTGACTCAATGGGTGATGGCGCAGTTGAATGGGGCCGGACTGGCACAGGCGGAGAAGGCTGCTTTGCAGGATCAATTACGTCGCAAGGAGCACGATCTTCACGTCAAAGAATGCAAAATTCAAGCCTTGACTTTAGAACTGGCGTATCACAAACGTCTCAAATTCAGCGCAAAAGCCGAAGCGTTTACGGTACAACAACGCGACCTGTTTTTAGAGTGCGAACAAAGCGACCTGGCTGCGATGCAGGCCGAGCTTGCCCAATTATCTTCAGCGACAACACCACGTAAGCCAAGCCCTACCGGACGTAGGCCACTGCCAGCGGAACTGCCGCGCATTGAACATCGTCATGAGCCAGAAAGCTGCACCTGCGCTCAATGCGGCAAAGACCTGATCAAGATCGGTGAAGACATCAGTGAACAACTCGACGTCGAACCAGCACGCTTCTTTGTGCATCGGCATATTCGCCCTCAATACGCCTGTCGCGCTTGTGAGACAGTCACCGCAGCAGCCATTCCCCCGGCAGTGATCGATCGTAGTCTGGCGGCACCAGGATTATTGGCATGGGTGGTAATTCAAAAATATCTCGATCACTTACCACTGTATCGGATTGAGCAAATCAGCAGTCGACACGGTGTTGGCATTGCCCGCTCCACACTGGCCGAGTGGGTAGGACGTATTGGCGTCGCCCTGCAACCGCTCAGTGACCGGTTGGCAGAAATACTCAAGCAAGGACGAGTGCTGCATGCCGACGAAACCCCGGTGCCGCTGCTCGACCCCGGCAATGGTAAGACCAAGCGTGCCTATCTATGGGCATATCGCAGCAATGCCTTAGAAGACCAGCCTGCCATCATCGTGTTCGATTTCCAAACCGGACGCAGTGGCAGTCATGCGCGCGCGTTTCTGCGGCATTGGCAAGGCCATCTTATGGTGGATGATTATGCCGGCTACAAAGCCCTGTTCGCGCTGGGCATCACCGAACTGGCCTGCCTGGCGCACGCCCGTCGCAAATTCTTCGACCTGCACGCCGCCAATGGGCATCCGATTGCCAATGAGGCACTTACACGCATTGCAAAGCTGTATCACATTGAGGCCGAGGGTAAAGGCGACAGTATCGAACAACGACAACAACGACGTGCTACACAGGCGCTGCCAGAACTCAAAGCGATGCATGCCTGGCTGATTCACACACGCCAACAGAGCGCCGATGGCAGCAGTCTCGCCAAAGCCATCGACTACAGCCTCAAACGCTGGAGCGCGATTGAACGCTACGCCAATAGCGGTCATCTGCCAATCGACAATAATCCGATTGAAAACGCCATTCGCCCTATTGCCATTGGCAAAAAGAACTGGCTCTTCGCCGGTTCTGAACGAGCAGGCCGACAAGCTGCCGCCATTCAAAGCCTGCTCGCCACCGCGAAAGCCAATGGCATAGAACCTTTGGCATGGCTTAAAGGCACACTCGAAAAATTACCGACGCATCCAAACAGCCGGATTGATGAACTGCTACCGCTGCCTTGTTAA
- the tnpB gene encoding IS66 family insertion sequence element accessory protein TnpB produces MSLPLTPAQVYLAVEPIDMRSGVDGLSLHVQESLGKPPCDGSAYAFRNKNSTRIKLLIWDGTGVWLCMRRLHKGRFVWPQSHDAACVLSNEEWQWLTTGVDWPRLNAPPQSNWRV; encoded by the coding sequence ATGAGCCTGCCACTGACTCCGGCACAGGTGTATCTCGCTGTCGAACCGATCGATATGCGCAGCGGTGTTGACGGACTTTCCCTGCATGTACAAGAAAGTTTGGGTAAGCCACCTTGCGATGGCAGTGCCTATGCATTTCGTAACAAGAATAGCACCCGCATCAAGCTATTGATCTGGGATGGCACCGGTGTTTGGTTATGTATGCGACGCTTGCACAAAGGTCGCTTCGTCTGGCCGCAGAGCCATGATGCGGCGTGTGTCTTGTCGAACGAAGAATGGCAATGGCTCACCACGGGCGTTGACTGGCCCCGACTTAACGCGCCGCCACAATCGAATTGGCGCGTATAA